One segment of Cherax quadricarinatus isolate ZL_2023a chromosome 90, ASM3850222v1, whole genome shotgun sequence DNA contains the following:
- the LOC138855341 gene encoding zinc finger protein 271-like, producing MESAKPVGHTAPGGMEGSQVQSSKGELGLSSLDHEPLRGIQKPPLKGYQCSVCLKCFSKNCHLTVHMRVHTGEKPYQCPECLKCFSSKGNLVKHKKVHTGEKPYECSECLKCFTSKDNLVKHEKVHTGEKPYECSECLKCFSSKDSLAKHKKIHTGEKSSQCSECFKRFISNNDLVIHMRVHTGEKPYQCSVCLKCFSNKSNLAKHNRIHTGEEPYQCSECSKCFSNKSYLVIHTRIHTGERPYQCSECPKSFRNKSDLIVHMRVHTGEKPYQCSECLKRFSSKGNLVMHEKIHTGEKPYQCSECSKCFSNKGYLVRHKKSHTGEEPYECSECSKCFSNKNHFVIHMRVHTGEKPYECSECLKCFSNKSHLVRHNKIHTGEEPYECSECLKCFSYESDLVIHMRVHTGEKPYQCSECLKCFSSKGYLVKHMRAHTGDKPYQCSECQKRFCQRRSLVKHEKNHSIKQSHQSQV from the coding sequence atggagagtgctaaacctgtagggcatacagcacctgggggaatgGAAGGAAGTCAGGTTCAGTCCAGTAAAGGGGAGCTCGggctcagttccttggatcatgagccccTCAGAGGCATCCAGAAACCCCCCTTGAAGGgatatcagtgttcagtgtgtctgaaatgttttagcaaAAATTGTCATCTTACAGTACACATGAGAGTTCACACAGGAGAGAAACCTTATCAGTGTCCagaatgtctgaaatgttttagcagtaaaggtaaTCTTGTAAAGCACAAGAaagttcatacaggagagaagccttatgagtgttcagagtgtcttaaATGTTTTACCAGTAAAGATAATCTTGTAAAGCATGAGAaagttcatacaggagagaaaccttatgagtgttcagaatgtctgaaatgctTCAGCAGTAAAGATAGTCTTGCAAAGCACAAGAAAATTCACACAGGAGAAAAGAGTTCCCAGTGTTCAGAATGCTTTAAACGTTTTATTagtaacaatgatcttgtgatacacatgagagttcatacaggagagaagccttaccagtgttcagtgtgtctgaaatgttttagcaaTAAAAGTAATCTTGCAAAGCACAATAGAATTCATACAGGAGAGGAAccttatcagtgttcagaatgctCAAAATGTTTTAGCAATAAAAGTTATCTAGTAATACACACAagaattcatacaggagagaggCCTTACCAGTGCTCTGAGTGCCCAAAATCTTTCAGAAATAAAAGTGATCTTATAGTACACATGAGAGTTCACACTGGAGAGAAACCTtaccagtgttcagaatgtctgaaacgttttagcagtaaaggtaaTCTTGTAATGCATGAGaaaattcatacaggagagaagccatatcagtgttcagaatgctCAAAATGTTTTAGCAATAAAGGTTATCTTGTAAGACACAAAAAAAGTCACACAGGAGAGGAACCTTATGAGTGTTCAGAGTGTTCAAAATGTTTTAGTAATAAAAATCATTTTGTAAtacacatgagagttcatacaggagagaagccaTATGAGTGTTCAGAATGTTTGAAATGTTTTAGCAATAAAAGTCATCTTGTAAGACACAACAAAATTCATACTGGAGAGGAGCCTTATGAGTGTTCAGAATGCTTGAAATGTTTTAGCTATGAAAGTGATCTTGTAATACACATGAGAGTTCACACAGGTGAGAAGccttatcagtgttcagaatgccTAAAatgttttagcagtaaaggttatCTTGTAAAACACATGAGAGctcatacaggagataaaccatatcagtgttcagagtgtcagaAACGCTTTTGCCAAAGAAGGAGTCTTGTAAAACATGAGAAAAATCATTCAATAAAACAGTCTCATCAGAGTCAGGTTTGA